In Priestia megaterium NBRC 15308 = ATCC 14581, the following proteins share a genomic window:
- the miaA gene encoding tRNA (adenosine(37)-N6)-dimethylallyltransferase MiaA, with the protein MTGEKPKLIVIIGPTAVGKTKLSIELAKQLDGEIISGDSMQIYKGMDIGTAKVSEEEMQGVPHYLIDIKEPDESFSVAEFQEIVRKQIDDIHARGKMPMIVGGTGLYIQSVIYDYQFTETPSDEKVRERMEVFIEAHGIDPLHEKLKEIDPDSAAAIHKNNHRRVIRALEVYEVTGKKFSDYTKEQSQELLYDVTIIGLTMDRDVLYERINHRVDMMMQAGLLEEVKSLYESGLHDVQSIQAIGYKELYAYFEGRCTLEEAVEQLKQNSRRYAKRQLTWFRNKMPVKWIEMEVDKFPEKFAEIFTYIAGKLKKEAN; encoded by the coding sequence ATGACGGGAGAGAAACCAAAACTTATTGTCATTATTGGACCAACTGCGGTTGGTAAAACAAAATTAAGCATTGAACTTGCCAAACAGTTAGACGGAGAAATTATTTCAGGTGATTCGATGCAAATTTATAAAGGGATGGATATCGGAACAGCAAAGGTGTCAGAAGAAGAGATGCAGGGGGTTCCCCATTACCTGATCGATATTAAGGAGCCGGATGAATCGTTTTCTGTGGCAGAATTTCAAGAGATTGTAAGAAAACAAATCGATGATATTCATGCTAGAGGAAAAATGCCGATGATTGTTGGAGGGACGGGTCTTTATATTCAATCCGTTATTTATGATTATCAGTTCACAGAAACTCCTAGTGATGAAAAAGTTCGTGAACGAATGGAAGTATTTATTGAAGCTCATGGCATCGATCCCCTGCATGAAAAGCTCAAAGAAATTGACCCAGACAGTGCGGCTGCTATTCATAAAAATAACCATCGCCGTGTAATTCGAGCGCTTGAAGTTTATGAAGTAACCGGCAAAAAATTCAGTGACTATACAAAAGAACAGTCGCAAGAGTTATTATACGATGTAACCATTATTGGACTTACAATGGATAGAGACGTATTATATGAGAGAATTAATCACCGAGTCGATATGATGATGCAGGCTGGACTGCTTGAGGAAGTCAAATCATTGTACGAAAGTGGTCTGCATGATGTACAATCAATTCAAGCTATCGGCTACAAAGAGCTTTATGCTTATTTTGAGGGACGCTGTACGCTCGAAGAAGCCGTTGAACAGTTGAAACAAAATTCACGCAGATATGCAAAGCGTCAGTTAACGTGGTTTCGAAATAAAATGCCTGTAAAATGGATAGAGATGGAAGTTGACAAATTTCCCGAAAAGTTTGCTGAAATTTTTACATATATTGCAGGAAAGCTGAAGAAAGAAGCGAATTAA
- the hfq gene encoding RNA chaperone Hfq, with protein MKQSVNIQDQFLNQLRKENIYVTVFLLNGFQLRGLIKGFDNFTVLIESEGKQQLIYKHAISTFVPNKNITVELE; from the coding sequence ATGAAACAATCAGTTAATATTCAAGATCAATTTTTAAATCAATTACGTAAAGAAAATATCTATGTGACAGTATTTCTTTTAAATGGTTTTCAATTAAGAGGACTAATTAAAGGATTTGATAATTTTACTGTGTTAATTGAATCTGAAGGAAAACAGCAGCTGATTTATAAACATGCGATTTCGACATTTGTACCAAATAAAAATATTACAGTAGAACTTGAATAG